A stretch of the Aegilops tauschii subsp. strangulata cultivar AL8/78 chromosome 4, Aet v6.0, whole genome shotgun sequence genome encodes the following:
- the LOC109783904 gene encoding uncharacterized protein has product MSMRRLGASDFRGVRERCSSGFSSKIWFREKHLILGTFDTAEEAARAHDPAAWRLLRPSWDMNFPDVSSQRAQDLAPLPRLFTNEDRRVHRRRQRHLAIAEMDVEAMVVWRERFPQDIVDERQFYKKRRLERDARRTERAAYREDKRSRKQAAQLKLKLRETSGWDFEDEQHADAYIQTSEEDITESESESDG; this is encoded by the coding sequence ATGTCGATGCGCCGCCTTGGCGCTTCGGATTTTCGCGGAGTCCGCGAGCGCTGCTCCAGCGGCTTCTCCTCCAAGATCTGGTTTCGCGAGAAACACCTCATCCTCGGCACCTTCGACACCGCAGAGGAGGCGGCCCGCGCGCACGAcccggcggcgtggcgcctcctgAGGCCTAGTTGGGATATGAATTTTCCCGACGTGTCGAGCCAGCGGGCGCAGGATCTCGCGCCTCTCCCACGGCTTTTCACCAACGAGGATCGTCGTGTCCACCGGAGGCGGCAGCGTCACCTCgccatcgccgagatggacgtgGAAGCCATGGTGGTGTGGCGCgaacgcttcccgcaggacatcgtCGACGAGCGCCAGTTCTACAAGAAAAGGAGGTTGGAGAGGGACGCGAGGAGGACGGAGCGAGCTGCCTATCGGGAGGACAAGCGTTCGCGGAAGCAAGCCGCTCAACTAAAACTGAAGTTACGAGAAACGTCGGGTTGGGACTTCGAAGACGAGCAGCATGCTGACGCCTATattcagacgtcggaggaggacattaccGAGTCGGAGTCGGAAAGCGACGGGTAG